Proteins encoded in a region of the Triticum dicoccoides isolate Atlit2015 ecotype Zavitan chromosome 3A, WEW_v2.0, whole genome shotgun sequence genome:
- the LOC119266676 gene encoding glutamate decarboxylase-like: MVISHASSSAGEAVYSTFSSRYVREELPRYRMPEGSIPKEAAYQIISDELMLDGNPRLNLASFVTTWMEPECGKLMMDSVNKNYVDMDEYPVTTELQNRCVNMIAHLFNAPIGEDETAIGVSTVGSSEAIMLAGLAFKRKWANKMKEQGKPCDKPNIVTGANVQVCWEKFARYFEVELKEVKLTEGYYVMDPKKAVEMVDENTICVAAILGSTLTGEYEDVKLLNDLLVAKNKETGWDVPIHVDAASGGFIAPFLQPELEWDFRLPLVKSINVSGHKYGLVYPGVGWVIWRSKADLPDELIFHINYLGTDQPTFTLNFSKGASQIIAQYYQLIRLGFEGYKHIMENCKLNAAVLKEGIDATGQFDVLSKADGVPLVAIRLKDSTNFSVFDISENLRRFGWIVPAYTMPADAEHVAVLRIVIREDFNRSLAQRLLADINKIVGELDAHAVHAIKLSTAAAAEGASKSTVDAVTEAFKGLAGNKKAGVC; the protein is encoded by the exons ATGGTGATCTCGCACGCGAGCTCCAGCGCGGGGGAGGCCGTCTACTCCACCTTCTCCTCGCGCTACGTGCGCGAGGAGCTCCCGCG GTACCGGATGCCGGAGGGATCGATCCCGAAGGAGGCGGCGTACCAGATCATCAGCGACGAGCTGATGCTGGACGGGAACCCGCGGCTGAACCTGGCGTCCTTCGTCACCACCTGGATGGAGCCCGAGTGCGGCAAGCTCATGATGGACTCCGTTAACAAGAACTACGTCGACATGGACGAGTACCCCGTCACCACCGAGCTCCAG AACCGTTGTGTAAACATGATAGCTCACTTGTTCAATGCACCGATCGGTGAGGATGAGACTGCTATCGGAGTCTCAACAGTGGGGTCCTCGGAAGCGATAATGCTTGCGGGCCTGGCGTTCAAGAGGAAGTGGGCAAACAAAATGAAGGAGCAGGGGAAGCCATGCGACAAACCTAACATTGTTACTGGTGCAAATGTTCAG GTTTGCTGGGAGAAATTTGCTAGATATTTCGAGGTGGAACTGAAGGAGGTCAAGTTAACTGAAGGGTACTATGTCATGGATCCCAAGAAGGCTGTTGAAATGGTGGATGAGAACACTATATGTGTTGCAGCCATCTTGGGATCTACTCTCACTGGAGAGTACGAAGATGTGAAACTGTTGAATGACCTTCTTGTGGCGAAGAACAAGGAAACAGG GTGGGATGTGCCGATCCATGTTGATGCTGCCAGTGGAGGATTCATCGCTCCTTTTCTCCAGCCTGAGCTTGAATGGGACTTCAGGCTGCCGTTGGTGAAGAGCATCAACGTTAGTGGGCACAAGTATGGCCTTGTGTACCCTGGTGTTGGATGGGTCATCTGGCGGAGCAAAGCCGATCTGCCCGACGAACTCATCTTCCACATAAACTATCTAGGAACAGATCAGCCCACGTTCACACTGAACTTCTCCAAGG GCGCTAGCCAGATCATTGCGCAATACTATCAGCTGATCCGCCTCGGCTTCGAG GGGTACAAGCACATCATGGAGAACTGCAAGCTGAACGCGGCGGTGCTGAAGGAGGGCATCGACGCGACGGGGCAGTTCGACGTGCTGTCCAAGGCGGACGGCGTGCCGCTGGTGGCCATCAGGCTCAAGGACAGCACCAACTTCAGCGTGTTCGACATCTCGGAGAACCTGAGGCGGTTCGGGTGGATCGTGCCGGCCTACACGATGCCGGCGGACGCGGAGCACGTGGCCGTCCTCCGCATCGTCATCCGGGAGGACTTCAACCGGAGCCTCGCGCAGCGGCTCCTCGCGGACATCAACAAGATCGTGGGCGAGCTGGACGCGCACGCCGTCCACGCCATCAAgctgtccaccgccgccgccgccgagggcgCCTCCAAGAGCACCGTGGACGCCGTCACCGAGGCCTTCAAGGGCCTGGCCGGGAACAAGAAGGCCGGCGTCTGCTGA